In Vibrio celticus, one genomic interval encodes:
- the fusA gene encoding elongation factor G has product MARKTPIEQYRNIGIVAHVDAGKTTTSERILFYTGLSHKIGEVHDGAATMDWMEQEQERGITITSAATTTFWRGMEAQFSDHRINIIDTPGHVDFTIEVERSLRVLDGAVVVFCGSSGVEPQSETVWRQADKYQVPRMVFVNKMDRTGADFLRVVEQIKDRLGATPVPIQLNIGAEENFQGVVDLIKMKAINWNEADQGMTFTYEDIPADMQEMAEEYRTELVEAAAEANEELMDKYLEEGELTEAEIKQGLRTRTLNNEIVLATCGSAFKNKGVQAVLDAVVDFLPSPVDVPAIKGIDEDENEAERHADDKEPFSALAFKIATDPFVGTLTFIRVYSGVVESGKTAYNSVKKQRERLGRIVQMHSNKREEVKEVRAGDIAAIIGLKDVTTGETLCDQNHKIVLERMEFPDPVIQIVVEPSSQADQDKMTIALGKLAAEDPSFRVDMDAETGQTLISGMGELHLDIIVDRMKREFSVNCNVGNPQVAYRETIRGTAKAEGKFIREHGGKGQYGHVWLKLEPSEAGEGFVFVDEIANGIVPKEFIASVAKGVEEQMNNGVLAGYPVLDIKATLYDGSYHETDSSEMAFTIAASMAFRTGALEAQPVLLEPMMKVEVTTPEDWMGDVVGDINRRRGIIEGMDEGTAGLKIIRAQVPLSVMFGYATDLRSATQGRASYSMEFSEYAEVPNNVAKAIIAERG; this is encoded by the coding sequence GTGGCTCGTAAAACTCCTATAGAGCAATACCGTAATATCGGTATCGTTGCTCACGTAGATGCAGGTAAAACAACCACAAGTGAACGTATTCTGTTCTATACCGGTCTTTCTCACAAAATCGGCGAAGTTCACGATGGTGCAGCAACCATGGACTGGATGGAGCAAGAGCAAGAGCGCGGTATTACGATCACTTCAGCAGCAACCACTACGTTTTGGCGTGGTATGGAAGCTCAGTTCTCGGACCACCGTATCAACATCATCGACACTCCTGGACACGTTGACTTCACAATCGAAGTAGAACGTTCTTTGCGTGTACTTGATGGTGCAGTTGTTGTGTTCTGTGGCTCATCTGGTGTTGAACCTCAGTCAGAGACAGTATGGCGTCAAGCTGATAAGTACCAAGTTCCACGTATGGTTTTCGTTAATAAAATGGACCGTACCGGCGCAGATTTCTTGCGCGTAGTTGAACAGATCAAGGACCGCCTAGGCGCAACTCCTGTTCCAATTCAACTGAACATTGGTGCTGAAGAAAACTTCCAAGGCGTTGTCGATCTTATCAAGATGAAGGCAATTAACTGGAACGAAGCTGACCAAGGCATGACTTTCACGTACGAAGATATTCCTGCAGACATGCAAGAAATGGCTGAAGAATATCGTACAGAACTTGTTGAAGCTGCTGCAGAAGCAAATGAAGAGCTGATGGATAAGTACCTTGAAGAAGGTGAACTAACAGAAGCTGAAATCAAACAAGGTCTTCGTACTCGTACCCTTAATAATGAAATCGTACTTGCTACTTGTGGTAGTGCATTCAAAAACAAAGGTGTACAAGCTGTTCTAGATGCAGTTGTTGATTTCCTTCCTTCTCCAGTCGATGTACCTGCAATTAAAGGTATCGATGAAGACGAGAACGAAGCAGAGCGTCACGCGGACGACAAAGAACCGTTCTCAGCGCTAGCATTCAAGATCGCAACAGACCCATTCGTTGGTACTTTAACTTTCATCCGTGTTTACTCTGGTGTTGTTGAAAGCGGTAAAACAGCTTACAACTCTGTGAAGAAACAACGTGAACGCTTAGGTCGCATTGTTCAAATGCACTCAAACAAGCGTGAAGAAGTAAAAGAAGTACGAGCAGGTGACATCGCAGCCATCATTGGCCTGAAAGATGTGACTACTGGTGAAACCCTTTGTGACCAGAACCATAAGATTGTTCTTGAGCGCATGGAGTTCCCAGATCCAGTTATTCAGATCGTTGTAGAGCCAAGCTCTCAAGCTGATCAAGATAAAATGACTATCGCTCTAGGTAAACTAGCAGCGGAAGACCCATCGTTCCGCGTTGATATGGATGCGGAAACTGGCCAGACTCTGATTTCTGGTATGGGTGAACTACACTTAGATATCATCGTTGACCGTATGAAGCGTGAATTTAGCGTGAACTGCAACGTTGGTAACCCGCAAGTGGCTTACCGTGAGACTATTCGCGGTACAGCGAAAGCGGAAGGTAAATTTATCCGTGAACATGGTGGTAAAGGTCAGTACGGTCACGTATGGCTGAAACTGGAACCATCAGAAGCAGGCGAAGGCTTTGTCTTTGTGGATGAAATTGCCAATGGTATCGTACCGAAAGAGTTTATCGCTTCAGTGGCTAAAGGCGTTGAAGAGCAGATGAACAATGGTGTGCTTGCTGGCTATCCAGTTTTGGATATCAAAGCTACACTATATGATGGTTCTTACCATGAAACAGATTCAAGTGAGATGGCGTTTACAATCGCTGCCTCTATGGCTTTCAGAACGGGTGCACTTGAAGCGCAACCGGTTCTGCTTGAGCCTATGATGAAAGTTGAAGTAACTACTCCAGAAGACTGGATGGGTGACGTTGTTGGCGATATTAACCGTCGTCGCGGCATCATCGAAGGTATGGACGAGGGGACAGCTGGCCTGAAGATAATTCGTGCACAAGTTCCGTTGTCTGTCATGTTCGGTTACGCAACTGATTTACGTTCTGCGACACAAGGTCGTGCTTCTTACTCTATGGAGTTTAGTGAGTACGCTGAAGTGCCTAACAATGTTGCAAAAGCAATCATTGCAGAGCGTGGTTAA
- the rpsJ gene encoding 30S ribosomal protein S10, which translates to MQNQRIRIRLKAFDYKLIDASTAEIVETAKRTGAQVRGPIPLPTRKERFTVLTSPHVNKDARDQYEIRTHKRLIDIVEPTDKTVDALMRLDLAAGVDVQISLG; encoded by the coding sequence ATGCAGAACCAACGTATTCGTATCCGCCTTAAAGCGTTTGATTACAAGCTAATCGATGCTTCAACTGCGGAAATCGTTGAAACAGCAAAACGTACTGGCGCACAGGTTCGTGGTCCTATTCCACTACCTACTCGTAAAGAGCGTTTCACTGTTCTTACCTCTCCACACGTCAACAAAGATGCACGTGACCAGTACGAAATTCGTACTCACAAGCGTTTGATCGACATCGTTGAGCCAACAGATAAAACTGTTGATGCTCTAATGCGTCTTGATCTTGCAGCTGGCGTTGATGTTCAAATCAGCCTAGGTTAA
- the tuf gene encoding elongation factor Tu, which translates to MSKEKFERTKPHVNVGTIGHVDHGKTTLTAAICTTLAKVYGGVAKDFASIDNAPEERERGITIATSHVEYDTPARHYAHVDCPGHADYVKNMITGAAQMDGGILVVAATDGPMPQTREHILLGRQVGIPYIIVFMNKCDMVDDEELLELVEMEVRELLSEYDFPGDDLPVIQGSALGALNGEKQWEDKIVELAEALDSYIPEPERAVDQPFLLPIEDVFSIQGRGTVVTGRIERGILRVGDEVEIVGIKETTLTTCTGVEMFRKLLDEGRAGENVGALLRGTKRDDVERGQVLSAKGSINPHTKFESEVYVLSKDEGGRHTPFFKGYRPQFYFRTTDVTGDITLPEGVEMVMPGDNVQMTVELIAPIAMDEGLRFAIREGGRTVGAGVVAKIFA; encoded by the coding sequence GTGTCTAAAGAAAAATTTGAACGTACGAAACCGCACGTAAACGTTGGTACTATCGGCCACGTTGACCACGGTAAAACAACTCTAACTGCTGCTATCTGTACTACTCTTGCAAAAGTATACGGCGGTGTTGCTAAAGATTTCGCATCTATCGATAACGCTCCAGAAGAGCGTGAGCGCGGTATCACAATCGCAACTTCTCACGTTGAGTACGACACTCCAGCACGTCACTACGCACACGTAGACTGTCCAGGACACGCGGATTATGTTAAAAACATGATCACTGGTGCTGCACAAATGGACGGCGGTATCCTAGTTGTTGCTGCGACTGACGGCCCTATGCCTCAAACTCGTGAGCACATCCTACTTGGTCGTCAAGTTGGTATCCCTTACATCATCGTATTCATGAACAAATGTGACATGGTAGATGACGAAGAGCTACTTGAGCTAGTTGAGATGGAAGTTCGTGAACTTCTTTCTGAATACGACTTCCCAGGTGATGACCTACCAGTTATCCAAGGTTCTGCACTTGGCGCACTAAACGGCGAGAAGCAGTGGGAAGACAAGATCGTTGAGCTTGCAGAAGCACTAGATTCTTACATTCCTGAGCCAGAGCGTGCAGTTGACCAACCGTTCCTACTACCAATTGAAGATGTATTCTCAATCCAAGGTCGTGGTACTGTTGTAACTGGTCGTATCGAGCGCGGTATCCTACGTGTAGGTGACGAAGTAGAAATCGTTGGTATCAAAGAGACTACTCTTACTACTTGTACTGGTGTTGAAATGTTCCGTAAACTGCTTGACGAAGGTCGTGCAGGTGAGAACGTTGGTGCACTTCTACGTGGTACTAAGCGTGATGACGTTGAACGTGGTCAAGTACTTTCTGCGAAAGGTTCTATCAACCCACACACTAAGTTTGAGTCTGAAGTATACGTACTTTCTAAAGACGAAGGCGGCCGTCACACTCCTTTCTTCAAAGGTTACCGTCCACAGTTCTACTTCCGTACAACTGACGTAACAGGCGATATCACTCTACCTGAAGGCGTAGAAATGGTAATGCCAGGTGACAACGTTCAAATGACTGTTGAGCTAATCGCTCCAATCGCAATGGACGAAGGTCTACGTTTCGCAATCCGCGAAGGTGGCCGTACAGTTGGTGCTGGTGTTGTAGCTAAAATCTTCGCTTAA